Proteins encoded together in one Chryseobacterium taklimakanense window:
- a CDS encoding GyrI-like domain-containing protein yields the protein MTNGFKIIGIEVRTSNQNNQSQSDLGKLWEQFYSENIIEKIPNKISNEVLSIYTDYKKNYTEDYTTIIGVPVSTLNEIPNGLFGREFDKENFQKFIAKGEMPNAVIKIWSEIWEKDEELNRKYTYDFEVYDAKSQNGENSEVEIYVAVK from the coding sequence TTGACAAATGGATTTAAAATTATTGGAATCGAAGTTAGAACTTCCAATCAAAACAACCAATCTCAATCTGATTTAGGAAAACTTTGGGAACAATTTTATTCCGAAAATATTATTGAAAAAATACCAAACAAAATTTCTAACGAAGTCTTGTCAATCTACACCGACTACAAAAAAAATTATACCGAAGATTACACAACAATTATTGGTGTTCCTGTTTCAACGCTAAATGAAATTCCAAATGGTTTATTTGGACGTGAATTTGACAAAGAAAATTTCCAAAAATTCATCGCAAAAGGCGAAATGCCAAATGCTGTAATTAAAATTTGGAGTGAGATTTGGGAAAAGGATGAAGAACTTAATAGAAAATACACTTACGATTTTGAAGTATATGATGCCAAATCTCAAAATGGAGAAAACTCTGAAGTGGAAATTTATGTTGCTGTGAAATAA
- a CDS encoding DUF6705 family protein produces MKNIITTIILFFSFSCSAQYGKEFDNGDNYLNNNLNKFVGTWKYSDANQSLTIILKKENIKLPIENDVRADAIIGFHKFVKNDNIIEDNTMYSNTNYSDKKGSIFDFGDDNNQETIEPSFYNLSKNKYVDVKIQYVDATHIKIISIKNTPGLKLKPFDPAIIYPQNIILTKQ; encoded by the coding sequence ATGAAAAATATCATAACTACAATAATCTTATTTTTTAGTTTTAGCTGTTCAGCTCAATATGGTAAAGAATTTGACAATGGTGATAATTATCTTAACAATAATTTGAACAAATTTGTAGGAACCTGGAAGTACAGTGATGCTAATCAATCTTTAACAATCATTTTGAAGAAAGAGAATATAAAACTCCCTATTGAAAACGATGTTAGAGCAGATGCAATAATTGGCTTTCATAAATTTGTTAAAAATGATAATATAATTGAGGATAATACAATGTATTCTAACACGAATTATAGCGACAAAAAAGGGTCAATCTTTGATTTTGGTGATGATAATAATCAAGAAACTATTGAACCGAGTTTTTACAACCTCTCAAAAAACAAATATGTAGATGTAAAAATACAATATGTAGATGCTACCCACATAAAAATAATTTCAATAAAAAACACACCCGGACTGAAACTTAAACCATTCGATCCAGCCATAATATATCCTCAAAATATAATATTAACGAAGCAATAA
- a CDS encoding IS110 family transposase: protein METKKQISLEVVNSNAAGIDIGSRSHWVAVGQNAEDVKEFGVYSQDQLEMCHWLHSNGVTSIAMESTGTYWQNLFSTLVGQGFDVILVNGRQTKNIKGKKTDIKDCQWIQKLHSLGLLSASFLPDSDTDTIRTYSRHRQNLLKQSASCTRRMQKYLRLMNMRLEVVVRDIVGLTGSCIIEAFLNGEYRGEELAKLRHYNCRKSEEEIAKALQFNGRKDYLFALQQEWDSYKHLQQQIMDTDLQIDRLLKEFIEKDDHKKQHTIEKKSTSVKIKTQ from the coding sequence ATGGAAACTAAGAAGCAGATTTCACTCGAAGTGGTAAATTCCAATGCTGCGGGAATAGACATTGGAAGCCGTAGCCATTGGGTAGCAGTAGGGCAAAATGCAGAGGATGTAAAAGAATTTGGCGTGTACAGCCAAGACCAGTTGGAAATGTGCCACTGGTTACACTCGAATGGCGTTACCTCGATCGCCATGGAATCCACCGGAACTTATTGGCAAAATCTGTTCTCAACTTTGGTGGGACAAGGTTTTGATGTGATTTTGGTTAATGGCAGACAAACCAAAAATATCAAAGGAAAAAAGACAGACATTAAAGATTGCCAATGGATTCAAAAACTTCATTCTCTCGGGCTTTTGAGTGCCAGCTTTTTACCCGATTCGGACACGGACACCATACGAACCTATTCCAGACACCGTCAAAACCTGCTCAAGCAATCTGCATCATGCACCAGGAGAATGCAAAAATATCTGCGACTGATGAATATGAGGCTTGAGGTTGTGGTAAGGGATATAGTCGGTCTTACAGGATCTTGCATTATTGAAGCTTTTCTAAACGGAGAGTACAGGGGAGAGGAATTGGCAAAACTCCGTCATTACAATTGCCGAAAATCAGAGGAGGAAATCGCAAAAGCTCTGCAATTCAATGGGCGCAAAGATTATCTCTTTGCCTTGCAGCAAGAGTGGGATTCCTACAAACACCTCCAGCAACAAATCATGGATACGGATTTGCAGATCGACCGGCTCCTGAAGGAATTCATCGAAAAGGACGACCATAAGAAACAGCATACCATTGAAAAAAAAAGCACAAGCGTAAAAATAAAAACGCAGTAA
- a CDS encoding transposase, which yields MNLIAYQYFEGIDLMAIEGVSEGLIMALIAEVGLDGIRKFPTAKQFTAWLRLAPNNKISGGKVLSNHLPKGSSRLKTAFRNTANAIGNLKEGWLAEFFKRLSYKKGRATAVSALARKLAVIIWNMLVKRKGYNPPSQYLFLDEKRKIAAAKRIQKQITKFGLTNKDIEFKTI from the coding sequence ATGAATTTAATTGCTTACCAATATTTTGAAGGGATAGACTTGATGGCGATTGAGGGGGTAAGCGAAGGGTTGATTATGGCTCTCATCGCAGAAGTCGGATTAGATGGGATTAGAAAATTCCCCACTGCAAAACAATTCACCGCATGGCTCAGGCTCGCCCCCAACAACAAAATAAGTGGTGGCAAAGTATTATCCAACCACCTTCCGAAGGGAAGTTCGCGGCTGAAAACAGCATTCAGAAACACGGCCAATGCCATCGGCAACCTAAAGGAGGGATGGCTCGCTGAGTTCTTCAAAAGATTAAGCTACAAAAAAGGAAGGGCAACTGCTGTTTCTGCACTCGCCCGAAAGCTCGCCGTCATTATCTGGAATATGCTCGTTAAGAGGAAAGGGTACAATCCGCCTTCACAATACCTTTTTCTGGACGAGAAAAGAAAAATAGCAGCAGCCAAAAGAATACAAAAACAAATCACTAAATTTGGACTGACTAACAAGGATATTGAATTCAAAACAATTTGA
- a CDS encoding DUF4304 domain-containing protein has protein sequence MTTAKDIQTDFIKTYLKPTLKEHGFKTSGQTWWKSKGDFFLVINLQNSQWNSKEELSFCLNIGVALTEKLADKEKKKATYVDLATQVREDAYLTEERQQIKKSQGGWLGYKITDKTNLSEFITDFKIDLEDNILKILNSFETLHDCITFYQKFGFWGDNLKRQIEDCGLKTN, from the coding sequence ATGACAACAGCGAAAGACATACAGACTGATTTTATCAAAACATATTTAAAGCCGACATTAAAAGAACACGGTTTTAAGACGAGTGGACAAACTTGGTGGAAAAGCAAGGGAGACTTCTTTCTCGTAATTAATCTGCAAAATTCTCAATGGAATAGTAAAGAGGAGCTGAGTTTTTGTTTGAACATTGGAGTAGCATTGACAGAAAAACTTGCTGACAAGGAGAAGAAAAAAGCTACATACGTCGACTTGGCGACACAAGTTCGAGAAGACGCATATTTGACCGAGGAACGCCAACAAATAAAAAAGTCTCAAGGAGGTTGGCTTGGCTATAAAATCACTGACAAGACTAATTTGTCAGAATTTATAACGGACTTTAAGATTGACTTGGAGGATAACATTCTAAAAATCCTCAACAGTTTTGAGACATTACATGATTGTATCACCTTTTACCAAAAGTTCGGTTTCTGGGGTGACAACCTAAAAAGACAAATTGAAGATTGCGGACTGAAAACGAATTGA
- a CDS encoding cold shock domain-containing protein translates to MSDSFSKKENLKKKQQKQKEKALKREERKTSNNKGKSLDEMLLYVDANGQLTTTPPDQQEKIEINTEDIQLGAAPIIEEDPQKTGIVTFLSEKGYGFITENNTKDNIFFHINNVSGEIKKGHKVKFEKEKSQKGFSAVNIQIVK, encoded by the coding sequence ATGTCAGATTCTTTCTCAAAAAAAGAAAATTTAAAGAAAAAACAACAGAAACAAAAAGAAAAAGCGCTTAAAAGAGAAGAGCGTAAAACCAGCAACAATAAAGGTAAATCGTTGGATGAGATGTTGCTTTACGTAGATGCAAACGGCCAGCTAACTACGACGCCGCCGGATCAGCAGGAGAAAATTGAAATCAATACAGAGGATATACAGCTCGGCGCCGCGCCCATTATCGAAGAAGATCCGCAAAAGACAGGAATCGTAACTTTCCTGAGCGAAAAAGGCTACGGATTCATCACAGAGAACAATACGAAAGACAATATCTTCTTTCACATCAATAACGTAAGTGGCGAGATCAAAAAAGGCCATAAAGTCAAGTTTGAAAAAGAGAAATCGCAGAAAGGTTTCTCCGCCGTCAACATACAGATCGTAAAATAA
- a CDS encoding C40 family peptidase: protein MNVKKLLITSSAAVLLVSCGSSHSVSKTKRTEPVKREVPTKTVAKAEGLRSLDSRFSGKVSGEIQELLKDAQKYLGAPYKYGGASSEGFDCSGFTLTVFQENSFSLPRRSSDQAVTGNEIDISNVKPGDLLFFATGGGTRVSHVGIVHDIGRDGEVKFIHSSTSKGVIISSLNEKYWNKAYLHAQRVL from the coding sequence ATGAATGTTAAAAAGCTTTTAATTACATCCAGCGCTGCAGTTTTACTGGTGTCCTGCGGGAGCTCACACAGCGTGAGTAAAACAAAAAGAACGGAACCGGTAAAGCGGGAAGTACCGACGAAAACCGTTGCTAAAGCAGAAGGGCTCAGGTCTCTGGATTCCAGGTTTTCAGGAAAGGTTTCCGGTGAAATCCAGGAATTGCTGAAGGATGCCCAGAAATATCTTGGTGCGCCATACAAATATGGCGGCGCCTCATCAGAAGGATTTGACTGTTCGGGTTTTACGCTGACCGTTTTTCAGGAAAATTCTTTCAGTTTGCCCCGACGGTCATCAGATCAGGCGGTTACAGGGAATGAGATTGATATTAGCAATGTGAAACCGGGCGACCTGCTGTTTTTTGCGACGGGCGGTGGGACAAGGGTATCGCATGTGGGAATTGTACACGATATTGGCCGAGATGGCGAGGTGAAATTCATCCATTCATCAACTTCCAAAGGCGTCATTATTTCGTCACTGAATGAAAAATACTGGAACAAAGCCTATCTGCACGCACAAAGAGTTTTATAG
- a CDS encoding 2,3,4,5-tetrahydropyridine-2,6-dicarboxylate N-succinyltransferase: MSLQQTIENIWENRDLLQNEDSKSAIREVISKLDLGELRVAEPTDNGWKVNEWVKKAVVMYFPIQRMETIEVGPFEFHDKIPLKKNYAEKGVRVVPHAIARQGSYVAPGVIMMPSYVNIGAYVDSGTMVDTWATVGSCAQIGKNVHLSGGVGIGGVLEPLQAAPVIIEDDCFIGSRCIVVEGVHVEKEAVLGANVVLTASTKIIDVTGDAPVEIKGRVPARSVVIPGSYTKQYPAGEYQVPCALIIGKRKESTDKKTSLNDALRENNVAV; the protein is encoded by the coding sequence ATGAGCTTACAGCAAACCATTGAGAATATTTGGGAAAACAGGGATCTTTTGCAGAATGAAGACAGCAAATCTGCAATCAGAGAGGTAATTTCAAAACTTGATCTGGGCGAACTCCGGGTCGCAGAGCCAACAGACAACGGTTGGAAGGTAAACGAATGGGTGAAAAAAGCGGTGGTAATGTATTTCCCGATCCAAAGGATGGAAACCATTGAGGTGGGGCCTTTTGAATTCCATGATAAAATTCCGTTGAAGAAAAATTATGCCGAAAAAGGCGTAAGAGTGGTGCCGCACGCGATTGCCAGACAAGGTTCTTATGTTGCACCAGGGGTAATTATGATGCCTTCCTATGTCAACATTGGTGCTTATGTAGATTCCGGAACGATGGTTGATACCTGGGCGACAGTTGGAAGCTGCGCGCAGATTGGTAAAAATGTGCATTTGAGCGGTGGGGTAGGAATTGGTGGCGTTCTTGAGCCTTTACAGGCTGCACCGGTTATTATTGAAGATGACTGTTTTATCGGTTCACGGTGTATTGTGGTAGAAGGTGTTCATGTAGAAAAAGAAGCGGTTTTGGGAGCCAATGTAGTATTGACGGCTTCCACAAAAATTATCGATGTTACGGGAGATGCTCCTGTGGAAATTAAAGGAAGGGTTCCTGCGCGTTCCGTGGTAATTCCAGGAAGTTACACCAAGCAGTATCCGGCTGGCGAATATCAGGTTCCGTGTGCACTGATTATTGGAAAAAGAAAAGAATCTACAGATAAGAAAACCTCTCTGAATGATGCATTGAGAGAGAATAATGTAGCGGTATAG
- a CDS encoding glycosyltransferase family 9 protein — protein sequence MGDVLICSVVFEFLKKEFPHAELHYLIDEKYHQVVEHHQYIDKFLFFGKSFSDTLKAVKSEKYDIIIDTYSKIETALISFLSGAKKRISYYKSYTRYFYTNPVHRRKKAISDLTTTTIEHRLQLLEPLGIPFQIAKPEILLTDSERRHAEAIIEKFSPNPGKKVMISTFGSSPDKTYPLAFMTEVIEEIAKEDVVIFCNYLPNQKTQFDEFFVTLSVNAQSKISKDFDTKNLREFIAVLSYCDALVGNEGGSTNISKALGVPTFTIFSPQVAKKSWNWFDDGIKNDSVHLHDYVTESDSYDDFKPEFFKDKLHNFIAQNLR from the coding sequence ATGGGCGATGTACTCATCTGCTCGGTGGTCTTTGAATTTTTAAAGAAGGAATTTCCGCACGCAGAGCTCCATTACCTGATCGACGAAAAATATCATCAGGTGGTGGAACATCACCAGTATATTGATAAGTTTTTATTTTTTGGCAAAAGTTTTTCTGATACGCTTAAAGCTGTAAAGTCTGAAAAATATGATATCATCATTGATACTTATTCCAAGATTGAGACGGCTTTAATTTCATTTTTGTCCGGTGCGAAAAAACGGATTTCGTATTATAAATCTTACACAAGATATTTTTATACAAACCCTGTTCACAGAAGGAAAAAAGCGATTTCTGACCTCACGACAACCACGATCGAGCATCGGTTGCAGTTACTGGAGCCTTTGGGAATTCCTTTTCAAATCGCCAAACCTGAAATTTTACTTACTGATTCAGAAAGAAGGCATGCTGAGGCTATAATTGAAAAATTTTCACCAAATCCAGGTAAAAAAGTAATGATCAGCACATTTGGGAGCTCTCCGGATAAGACTTATCCATTAGCTTTTATGACGGAAGTGATCGAGGAAATTGCAAAGGAAGATGTGGTGATATTTTGCAACTATTTGCCGAATCAGAAAACTCAGTTCGATGAATTTTTTGTCACGCTTTCAGTGAATGCACAGTCTAAAATTTCTAAAGATTTTGACACGAAAAATTTAAGGGAATTTATCGCCGTACTCAGTTATTGTGATGCATTAGTAGGGAATGAAGGCGGATCTACCAATATTTCAAAAGCGTTGGGAGTGCCAACTTTCACGATTTTTTCGCCACAGGTCGCAAAGAAAAGCTGGAACTGGTTTGATGACGGAATAAAAAATGATTCCGTGCATCTTCACGATTATGTTACGGAAAGCGACAGCTACGATGACTTTAAGCCCGAGTTTTTTAAGGACAAATTACACAACTTTATTGCACAAAATTTACGATGA
- a CDS encoding glycosyltransferase family 4 protein, producing MKIAYDAKRFFHNASGLGNYSRDLVRILATNFTVNQYFLLNKNKSDRGKEVQKLPNVSFVKTSSGKFARQFKMGKDAQNLNADIFHGLSGELPLKWNEKPIKKIVTIHDLIFKRFPDYYSWFDRKIHFWKFKKAAEASDLVIAISEQTKNDIIHFLKVPGNKIRVVYQGCHQAFKEFIFPEFLNQTKEKFNLPERFVLNVGTIEKRKNLLNVVKALEGTNIPLVVVGKKTKYFNKIEKFISKKKLEVFFLKNVSMEELAAIYRLADVLVYPSFFEGFGIPVIEGLFSGTPVITSNTSSLPEAGGNAALYIDPKNPLDLRSKILYLWENESERKRRSELGFQYAQKFTDEVIAKELMKVYEEVLK from the coding sequence ATGAAAATTGCTTACGATGCCAAACGCTTCTTCCATAATGCTTCCGGATTGGGCAACTATTCGAGGGATTTGGTGCGTATTCTGGCCACAAATTTCACAGTAAATCAATATTTTCTTTTAAATAAAAACAAATCCGACCGCGGAAAAGAAGTTCAGAAGCTTCCTAATGTGAGTTTTGTTAAAACTTCGTCCGGAAAATTTGCGCGACAGTTTAAAATGGGGAAGGATGCTCAAAATCTTAATGCTGATATTTTTCATGGACTTTCCGGCGAATTGCCTTTAAAATGGAATGAAAAACCGATTAAAAAAATCGTTACGATTCATGACTTAATTTTTAAAAGATTTCCGGATTATTACTCATGGTTCGACAGGAAAATCCACTTCTGGAAATTTAAAAAAGCAGCTGAAGCTTCCGATTTGGTGATTGCAATATCGGAGCAGACGAAGAACGATATCATTCACTTTCTTAAAGTTCCCGGCAATAAAATCAGAGTGGTTTATCAGGGCTGTCATCAGGCTTTTAAAGAATTTATTTTTCCCGAATTTTTAAATCAGACAAAAGAAAAATTCAACCTTCCAGAAAGATTTGTGTTAAATGTTGGAACTATAGAAAAGAGGAAAAACCTTCTTAATGTCGTGAAAGCATTGGAAGGCACCAATATTCCATTGGTAGTCGTAGGAAAAAAAACGAAATATTTCAATAAAATTGAGAAATTCATCAGCAAAAAAAAACTCGAAGTGTTCTTTCTGAAGAATGTTTCAATGGAAGAACTTGCTGCAATTTACAGGCTTGCCGACGTTCTGGTTTATCCAAGTTTTTTTGAAGGTTTCGGCATTCCTGTCATCGAAGGTCTGTTTTCCGGAACGCCGGTCATTACTTCGAATACGAGCAGCCTTCCGGAAGCTGGTGGCAACGCAGCACTTTACATTGACCCGAAAAATCCTCTAGATTTACGCTCAAAAATTTTATACCTCTGGGAAAATGAATCCGAACGAAAACGCCGGTCTGAGTTGGGTTTTCAATATGCCCAGAAATTTACCGATGAAGTTATCGCAAAAGAGCTGATGAAAGTCTACGAAGAGGTCTTAAAATAA
- the rplT gene encoding 50S ribosomal protein L20, giving the protein MPRSVNAVASRARRKKVMKLAKGYFGRRKNVWTVAKNAVEKAMQYAYRGRKEKKRNFRALWITRINAGTREHGMSYSQFMGALKKNNIELNRKVLADLAMNHPEAFKAVVDQVK; this is encoded by the coding sequence ATGCCAAGATCAGTAAATGCCGTAGCTTCAAGAGCTCGCAGAAAAAAAGTAATGAAGCTGGCTAAAGGTTATTTCGGAAGAAGAAAGAACGTTTGGACAGTGGCCAAAAACGCCGTAGAAAAAGCAATGCAATATGCTTACCGCGGCAGAAAAGAGAAGAAAAGAAATTTTAGAGCACTTTGGATCACGCGTATCAACGCAGGTACAAGAGAGCACGGAATGTCTTACTCCCAGTTTATGGGCGCTCTTAAGAAAAACAATATCGAACTGAACAGAAAGGTTTTAGCAGATTTAGCAATGAATCACCCTGAGGCTTTCAAAGCAGTTGTTGATCAAGTAAAATAA
- the rpmI gene encoding 50S ribosomal protein L35 encodes MPKLKTKSGAKKRFKLTGTGKIKRKNAYKSHILTKKETKQKRNLTQTSYVATVDEKSVLRQLAIK; translated from the coding sequence ATGCCAAAATTAAAAACGAAATCAGGTGCTAAGAAGCGTTTTAAGCTTACCGGAACCGGGAAGATTAAAAGAAAAAATGCTTACAAAAGCCACATCCTGACGAAGAAAGAAACTAAGCAGAAGAGAAATCTTACGCAAACTTCTTACGTTGCTACTGTGGATGAGAAAAGCGTTCTTCGCCAATTAGCAATTAAGTAG
- a CDS encoding zinc-dependent alcohol dehydrogenase has product MNFRGPFRVRPDRNMPEPQIEHPEDAIVKVLRSCICGSDLHLYHGLVPDTRVGTTFGHEFIGEVVEIGSGVQKLKVGDKVMVSFNISCGKCAFCKQELYGNCHESNAMATAVGGIFGYSHTAGGFQGGQAEYARVPYADVGPTVIPDWMDPDDAVLLTDVVPTGYQAAEMAGIQKGDTVVVFGAGPIGIMAAKSAWLFGAGRVIVIDHLEYRLDFVAKYAQCEAYNFKSIGDPVVFIKTQTDSLGADVCIDAVGCEARGNRMNTLLGIKLMMQGGSTTALHWAINSVKKGGIVSVVGVYGPIDALVPIGNVVNKGITIRANQAAPKRHIPKLIEHVKNGVIDPKQIITHKVPLEEVADAYHIFSKKLDGCIKTVLIP; this is encoded by the coding sequence ATGAATTTCCGCGGACCCTTTCGCGTCCGCCCAGACCGCAATATGCCGGAACCTCAAATTGAACATCCAGAAGACGCTATTGTAAAGGTGCTGAGGTCCTGCATCTGCGGCTCCGATCTGCATCTGTATCACGGCCTTGTGCCCGATACACGTGTAGGAACTACATTTGGTCATGAATTTATCGGCGAAGTTGTCGAGATAGGTTCTGGCGTACAGAAACTAAAAGTAGGCGATAAGGTCATGGTATCGTTCAATATATCGTGTGGTAAATGTGCCTTCTGTAAGCAGGAACTGTATGGTAACTGCCACGAATCTAACGCAATGGCGACGGCCGTAGGAGGTATTTTCGGATATTCTCATACCGCCGGCGGTTTCCAGGGCGGACAGGCAGAATACGCACGCGTTCCCTACGCAGATGTTGGCCCAACGGTAATTCCTGATTGGATGGATCCTGATGACGCGGTGCTTCTTACCGACGTAGTTCCCACGGGTTATCAAGCCGCAGAAATGGCGGGGATCCAGAAAGGCGATACCGTTGTTGTTTTCGGTGCCGGACCCATCGGGATCATGGCCGCGAAATCTGCCTGGTTGTTCGGTGCCGGACGTGTAATCGTGATCGATCATTTAGAATACAGACTTGATTTTGTAGCCAAATATGCGCAGTGCGAAGCTTATAATTTCAAAAGTATTGGAGATCCAGTCGTATTTATAAAAACGCAAACCGATTCTCTGGGAGCCGATGTCTGCATCGATGCAGTGGGGTGTGAGGCCAGAGGAAACCGGATGAATACACTTCTAGGTATAAAATTGATGATGCAGGGTGGATCTACAACAGCCCTTCACTGGGCGATTAATTCAGTGAAGAAAGGCGGAATTGTTTCAGTTGTCGGTGTGTACGGTCCAATCGATGCACTTGTACCGATCGGGAATGTGGTAAACAAGGGGATTACGATCCGGGCGAACCAAGCTGCACCGAAACGTCACATCCCGAAATTGATTGAACACGTGAAAAATGGTGTCATTGATCCGAAACAGATTATTACTCACAAGGTTCCGTTGGAAGAAGTCGCGGATGCATATCATATCTTTTCCAAGAAGCTCGATGGTTGTATAAAAACGGTCCTCATTCCTTAA